A single Pedobacter sp. PACM 27299 DNA region contains:
- the mnmE gene encoding tRNA uridine-5-carboxymethylaminomethyl(34) synthesis GTPase MnmE, translating to MISNETIVALSTPQGIGAIGVIRLSGKDAITITNSVFSKDLLKQDSHTLHFGLIKDGDVVIDEVVVALFVAPKSYTKENVVEISCHGSNYIIQQIISLLIRKGASAAKPGEFTLRAFLNGSLDLSQAEAVADLISSDSQAAHSVAMNQLRGGFSTELNVLREQLIHFASMIELELDFSEEDVEFANRDQLQELINKITLVINKLIRSFELGNVIKEGINTVIAGRPNAGKSTLLNALLNEDRAIVSEIAGTTRDTIEEVLNINGINFRLIDTAGIREATDTIEAIGVEKTMQKISQSAVLVYLFDVVNLSASEIRDDIQSLHKPGIAFIAVANKIDLSFTDRVKELGLPSDINFISISAKENQQIEELKQLLYDTAVGDKLSTNHTMVTNIRHVEALQKTRTALDSVVRGLTNPVTSDFLAMDIKQALYYLGEITGQVTTDDLLENIFSKFCIGK from the coding sequence ATGATCAGTAATGAAACTATAGTTGCCTTATCTACTCCTCAAGGAATCGGTGCGATCGGTGTAATTCGTCTTTCAGGTAAGGATGCGATCACGATCACGAACTCCGTTTTTAGTAAGGATTTGCTAAAACAAGATTCCCATACCTTACACTTTGGCTTGATCAAAGATGGTGATGTGGTGATTGATGAGGTCGTAGTCGCGCTATTTGTAGCTCCAAAGTCTTATACAAAAGAAAATGTGGTGGAAATTAGCTGCCATGGTTCAAATTATATCATTCAGCAGATCATTTCTTTGTTGATTAGAAAAGGTGCTTCGGCGGCTAAACCAGGAGAATTTACTTTAAGGGCGTTTTTAAATGGTTCTTTAGACTTATCGCAGGCAGAAGCTGTAGCAGATTTGATTTCTTCGGATTCTCAGGCCGCGCATAGCGTGGCGATGAACCAGCTTAGAGGTGGTTTTAGTACGGAATTGAATGTGTTAAGAGAACAATTGATTCATTTTGCTTCTATGATTGAATTGGAACTTGACTTCTCTGAAGAGGATGTGGAGTTTGCAAATAGAGATCAGCTGCAGGAATTGATCAATAAGATCACATTGGTGATTAATAAACTGATCCGCTCGTTTGAGTTAGGAAACGTGATTAAAGAAGGGATCAACACGGTTATCGCCGGTAGGCCGAATGCAGGAAAATCAACTCTTTTAAATGCGCTGTTAAATGAAGATCGTGCAATTGTAAGTGAAATTGCCGGAACTACACGCGATACGATTGAAGAGGTTTTGAATATCAATGGGATTAATTTCAGATTGATTGATACTGCAGGGATTAGAGAAGCGACAGACACGATTGAAGCGATCGGAGTAGAGAAAACGATGCAGAAGATTAGCCAGTCGGCAGTACTGGTTTATCTTTTTGATGTAGTGAATCTTTCTGCGAGTGAAATCAGAGACGATATTCAAAGTTTACACAAACCAGGAATTGCTTTTATCGCAGTCGCGAATAAAATTGATCTTTCATTTACAGATCGAGTGAAGGAACTTGGTCTTCCTTCAGATATTAATTTTATTTCTATTTCGGCGAAGGAAAATCAGCAGATTGAAGAGTTGAAACAGTTGCTTTATGATACCGCAGTAGGAGATAAGCTGTCTACGAACCACACAATGGTGACGAATATAAGACACGTGGAAGCGTTGCAGAAAACCAGAACGGCGCTGGATAGTGTAGTGAGAGGTTTGACGAATCCGGTGACTTCAGATTTCTTAGCTATGGATATCAAGCAAGCGTTATATTATTTAGGGGAGATTACTGGGCAAGTGACTACGGATGATTTGCTGGAGAATATCTTTAGCAAGTTTTGTATCGGCAAATAA
- a CDS encoding AI-2E family transporter translates to MKDMPLTVKRSIELLGIVLVGTILVIGKDIIMPVIMAFFISIMLLPVFRFLRKYKVPEIVAIILPILLVVIFVGAIVWFFSAQVGVLAYDFPQIKSNVNAHLKTLSEWFGSISHISTTEQMKFITKKSDDLLAMGGKAASGAAVTLSSLFVFVGLLPIYIYLMLFYKDILLRFVFMWFKTDHHPKVKEAIYETESIIKNYLVGLLIQVTYMTILLGGLLLLFGIKHALLIGVIFAILNLIPYVGALIGNIIGVLLTLTSSTELWPVITVLAVIAGVQFLDNNILMPRIVGSKVKINALFAILGVVIGGSIAGVSGMFLSMPIIAVLKVIFDRTVMFKQWGVLFGDERPSKSPMTFASFRKKKSVPTSTGTQK, encoded by the coding sequence ATGAAAGACATGCCCCTTACCGTTAAAAGATCCATTGAACTCCTCGGAATCGTTCTTGTAGGAACCATACTTGTCATTGGAAAAGACATCATCATGCCGGTCATCATGGCCTTCTTCATCAGCATCATGCTCCTACCCGTATTTCGATTTTTAAGAAAATACAAAGTCCCGGAAATAGTAGCCATCATTTTGCCGATCCTTTTAGTGGTCATCTTTGTTGGGGCTATCGTATGGTTCTTCTCCGCGCAGGTAGGTGTTCTGGCATACGACTTCCCACAAATTAAATCCAATGTAAACGCACATTTAAAAACGCTCAGCGAATGGTTCGGCAGCATCAGCCATATCTCTACAACCGAGCAAATGAAGTTCATTACCAAAAAAAGTGATGACCTTCTGGCAATGGGCGGTAAAGCAGCCAGTGGAGCAGCAGTAACCTTAAGTTCACTGTTTGTATTTGTCGGTCTATTGCCGATCTACATTTACCTGATGCTATTTTACAAAGACATTTTATTGCGCTTTGTATTCATGTGGTTCAAGACAGATCATCACCCAAAGGTGAAAGAAGCCATTTATGAAACCGAATCTATCATCAAAAACTACCTGGTGGGCCTTCTGATTCAAGTGACCTATATGACCATTTTACTAGGAGGACTTCTGTTACTTTTCGGCATTAAACACGCCTTGCTAATCGGTGTTATTTTCGCGATCTTAAACTTGATCCCTTATGTAGGGGCATTAATTGGGAACATTATCGGTGTTTTACTGACCCTGACTTCCTCTACAGAATTATGGCCGGTCATTACTGTGCTTGCTGTTATTGCCGGAGTTCAGTTCCTGGACAACAACATCCTGATGCCTAGAATTGTAGGATCGAAAGTAAAAATAAACGCGCTATTTGCCATTTTAGGAGTTGTCATAGGTGGAAGTATAGCCGGTGTATCAGGAATGTTCCTATCCATGCCGATCATTGCCGTATTAAAAGTTATCTTCGACAGAACAGTGATGTTTAAGCAATGGGGCGTATTATTTGGTGATGAAAGACCTTCAAAAAGCCCAATGACCTTTGCCTCTTTCAGGAAAAAGAAAAGCGTACCCACTTCGACAGGAACTCAAAAATAA